A region of Mammaliicoccus sp. Dog046 DNA encodes the following proteins:
- a CDS encoding alpha/beta hydrolase, translating into MELFLTKENVAIHYETNGSGYPIILLHSLFQDMNVFAPLVKKLSKQYQVISIDLRGHGLSDTPPTDSRVDNYISDIQQLLKSLYIHSTFVIGLELGATIATGLTYKSPGLVKGMVLINPTEDHSTCPDSRIYDRHADEIRTMTSQEREKYLLKFRYKNVKEAKKFVKSHVPSNDLQTIEEKITVKRSFKDFDILSLLPEINVPTLVISGLYNGKVLYNEGSRISGLLPQSQFELFDGSGELPFVEEKDKFMKVLNEFLIEKN; encoded by the coding sequence GTGGAATTATTTTTAACAAAAGAGAATGTTGCCATTCATTATGAAACGAATGGAAGCGGGTATCCAATCATATTATTGCATAGTTTATTTCAAGATATGAATGTATTTGCACCGCTTGTGAAGAAATTAAGTAAACAATATCAAGTGATTTCAATAGATTTGAGAGGTCATGGATTAAGTGATACACCACCGACTGATAGTAGGGTGGATAATTATATTTCTGACATACAACAATTGCTTAAGTCGTTATATATTCATTCTACCTTTGTGATTGGATTGGAGTTAGGTGCCACAATCGCTACTGGACTAACATATAAGTCACCAGGACTAGTTAAAGGTATGGTATTGATTAATCCTACTGAAGATCACTCAACGTGCCCGGATAGTCGTATTTATGATAGACATGCAGATGAAATTAGAACGATGACAAGTCAAGAAAGAGAAAAATATTTATTAAAGTTTAGATATAAAAACGTCAAAGAAGCTAAGAAGTTTGTGAAATCACATGTACCTTCTAATGATTTACAAACAATAGAAGAAAAAATCACTGTCAAAAGATCCTTCAAAGACTTTGATATCTTGTCGTTACTACCTGAAATTAATGTGCCGACGCTTGTCATATCAGGTTTGTATAATGGAAAAGTTTTATATAATGAAGGTAGTAGAATAAGTGGATTATTACCTCAATCTCAGTTTGAATTATTTGATGGTTCAGGTGAATTACCATTTGTTGAAGAAAAAGACAAATTTATGAAAGTATTAAATGAATTTTTGATAGAAAAAAATTGA
- a CDS encoding SA0570 family protein, with translation MKKCLLFIVMALMVYPFSSYSEANAATTNQFDINDQNVQTYKEGTVSIEGIKIGDKMSKIKSKYPDLMFSYSDDSNERENYYEFDTKNGHMIVTAKVHNNKETVKRITMIYNQLTDVNLDQLVSVLGNHTTKRVQNNKYTGGYAYVNNEQAHFQLSKATPNSKQFKVYRIDVGKY, from the coding sequence ATGAAAAAATGTCTCTTATTTATAGTAATGGCACTTATGGTATATCCATTTTCATCCTATAGCGAGGCAAATGCTGCAACTACAAACCAATTTGATATTAACGATCAGAACGTACAAACTTATAAAGAGGGTACAGTGAGCATCGAAGGTATTAAAATTGGCGACAAAATGTCTAAAATTAAATCAAAATATCCTGATCTTATGTTTTCGTATTCAGATGATAGTAACGAAAGAGAAAATTATTACGAATTTGATACAAAAAATGGCCACATGATTGTTACAGCGAAGGTCCATAATAACAAAGAAACAGTTAAACGTATAACAATGATTTATAATCAACTGACAGATGTAAACTTAGATCAACTTGTATCAGTACTAGGTAACCATACAACAAAACGTGTACAAAATAATAAATATACTGGCGGATACGCATATGTAAATAATGAACAAGCGCATTTCCAACTTTCAAAAGCAACACCAAACAGTAAACAGTTTAAAGTATATCGTATCGATGTTGGTAAGTATTAA
- a CDS encoding iron ABC transporter permease produces the protein MTKQFHIYRLLVGWLIVLLLAVVMSLLIGSTGIMWHLNSALDWTIFYEIRIPRTLLALIAGMGLVLSGHIYQTILNNPLADSFTLGLASGATFGSAFAVFIGLSLWFVPLFSIIFSLLTLIIVVFVTETLVKSFHIATMILSGIFIGAFFSAALYILILLKPNKVNSMISYLFGSVANAESTTVIITGSVTAVCICLLLSMSHFIKLLQLGDEKALTLGLNVRMISWFCLLVAAVMTAVIISFTGIIGFIGMVIPQIVRRVYRVPMHIQMILNILIGGTILLIADTLGRILISPVQIPVGVVLSIISIPVMMYLMITEQHHKDNPNK, from the coding sequence AGGCTCAACAGGTATCATGTGGCATTTGAATAGCGCGTTAGACTGGACGATATTTTATGAAATTAGAATACCGAGAACGTTATTAGCACTCATTGCAGGTATGGGGTTAGTACTGAGTGGACATATCTATCAGACAATACTCAATAATCCTTTGGCGGATAGCTTTACGCTAGGTTTAGCAAGTGGTGCAACATTTGGTAGTGCCTTTGCTGTCTTTATTGGTTTATCACTATGGTTTGTACCGCTATTCTCTATTATTTTTAGTTTATTAACATTGATTATCGTTGTATTTGTGACCGAAACGTTAGTGAAGTCATTTCACATTGCGACGATGATATTATCAGGGATATTTATTGGTGCATTTTTTAGTGCTGCATTATATATATTAATCTTGTTGAAACCAAATAAAGTAAATAGCATGATTTCATATTTATTTGGTAGTGTGGCAAATGCTGAAAGTACGACAGTCATCATTACAGGGAGTGTAACGGCTGTTTGTATATGTTTATTATTGAGTATGAGTCACTTCATTAAACTATTACAACTTGGAGACGAGAAGGCACTTACGCTTGGACTGAATGTAAGGATGATTTCATGGTTCTGTTTATTAGTTGCAGCGGTTATGACAGCAGTCATTATTAGTTTTACAGGTATTATTGGTTTTATAGGCATGGTTATACCGCAAATTGTAAGAAGAGTTTATCGTGTGCCTATGCACATACAAATGATATTAAATATTTTAATTGGCGGTACCATCTTATTAATCGCTGATACGCTAGGACGAATATTAATTAGTCCTGTTCAAATTCCAGTTGGCGTGGTATTATCAATAATCTCTATTCCAGTTATGATGTATTTAATGATTACTGAACAACATCATAAAGACAATCCAAATAAATAA
- a CDS encoding HAD family hydrolase: MSSCDIRAIIFDLEGTLVDREKSRLKFLEEQFERFHELMVTVQRRDFEKVYLSLNPYGLEDVEWVYKELVKTLNIERISWKTFYNDYKTHHYRYHFPFYDTLITLEQLRKKGYKLGVIANGKSDEIMHVINAIGIDPYIHYVSTSDEVGVMKPDPIIFEDIMKHLGVTAEQVIYVGDCPLNDIAAAHAMGMRNAWVTNAVLGTPEEDEVTYKIESLSDLLNVCNQIERDDE; encoded by the coding sequence ATGAGTTCGTGTGATATTCGAGCGATTATCTTCGATTTAGAAGGCACGCTTGTAGATCGTGAGAAATCACGACTTAAATTTTTGGAAGAGCAATTTGAAAGATTTCATGAATTGATGGTAACAGTCCAAAGGCGTGATTTTGAGAAGGTATATTTATCATTAAATCCCTATGGTTTAGAAGATGTTGAATGGGTTTATAAAGAATTAGTGAAGACTCTAAATATAGAAAGAATTTCTTGGAAAACATTTTATAATGATTACAAAACGCATCATTACAGATACCATTTTCCTTTTTATGATACGTTAATTACTTTAGAACAATTGAGAAAAAAGGGATATAAATTAGGCGTTATAGCTAACGGGAAAAGTGATGAAATTATGCATGTGATCAATGCAATCGGCATTGATCCTTATATACATTATGTGTCTACGTCTGATGAGGTTGGTGTGATGAAACCAGATCCAATCATATTTGAAGACATCATGAAGCATTTAGGTGTGACAGCAGAACAAGTCATATACGTTGGCGACTGTCCATTAAATGACATTGCTGCTGCACATGCAATGGGAATGAGAAATGCTTGGGTTACTAATGCTGTCCTAGGAACACCGGAAGAGGATGAGGTTACTTATAAAATTGAAAGCTTAAGTGATCTTTTAAATGTTTGTAACCAGATTGAAAGGGATGATGAATAG